In Candidatus Sericytochromatia bacterium, a genomic segment contains:
- a CDS encoding DEAD/DEAH box helicase: MQDWDLKKWGDPATLRRGAAYVKRGAVGSREVTEPQVGHLVIEAEVDEGPLTPVRVRLHWDGRQLEAVCSCPMSPPCKHAMALAMAHIQDASRAPVSQGAETVSGLRPGQEVLCYNVHLAPPPKRLEKQYARNLAVWVSLERAVVMDDGLPGLPRPLAMWGPIKRDGLTALDVAVLDLIEPYYRSHHRDFSSPHAHGIPLRDEMVNPVFAWLARSPFVFGAGRTPLEIRPDLPIRSVGGPYESLWDIEGQLVVGATARLVGAEPAWLQVRETMRPLLEVPGEGAGEALEPGQTSDPGEANLAETVRHDDVAPRARLTLSEEGERLIARVTFRYDASGPVSPTDSRALLGGEKNGVWGAWQRDPAAEKALVERLGPTGLDARGGGQYWAWGDLALAFLMDEVPLLLAEGWEVFGEERLANLRVNRQRAHLSMGISSGIDWFDLKTAVRIDGELVPWTALREAFKQNSRFVKLGSGAYGRLPEEWLARQVQLAQSLGIQGEGEAEGFSQRLPRYLAPSARELLELASDASVDVDWRQFLQGLEGIDSIPEVETPTGFRGELRQYQLRGLARLWFWREYGLHGILADEMGLGKTIQAIALLLHQKSSGSTGPSLLVAPTSVVYNWEQEIARFAPELKVLVLHGSDRHARFDSLPDADVVVTSYGLLQRDRNVLLEQPFHFAILDEAQKIKNPRSQAAKMACRIRARHRLCLTGTPIENNLLEFWSLFHFLMPGLLGSERHFRQTYFKPEATETASSRDQLRRMTRPFLLRRLKADVATDLPPRTEMVSYCELGPEQRKLYDETLAAVRGHIFSEVRSRGLRRAHFHVLEGLLRLRQVACDPRLVLKDEARVPSAKVEQFMELLREMLAEGHRVLVFSQFVKMLALLRTALEQEDIAYAYLDGQTRDRLERVQRFNADDTPVFLISLKAGGTGLNLTGADYVIHFDPWWNPAVEDQATDRAHRIGQTRHVFSYKLIARNTVEEKVLSLQAQKRQMVQDVLGSSDLGSELTLEDLEFLLE; the protein is encoded by the coding sequence ATGCAGGACTGGGATCTCAAGAAGTGGGGCGACCCGGCCACGCTGCGCCGAGGCGCTGCTTACGTGAAGCGCGGGGCCGTCGGCTCTCGCGAGGTGACGGAACCTCAGGTGGGGCACCTGGTCATCGAGGCGGAGGTCGACGAGGGTCCGTTGACCCCCGTGCGGGTTCGCTTGCATTGGGACGGGCGGCAACTCGAGGCGGTCTGCAGCTGCCCCATGTCCCCTCCCTGCAAGCACGCGATGGCCCTGGCGATGGCGCACATCCAGGACGCCTCGCGGGCGCCGGTCAGCCAGGGGGCCGAGACGGTCTCCGGGCTGCGTCCCGGCCAGGAGGTGCTCTGCTACAACGTGCATCTCGCGCCGCCGCCCAAGCGTCTGGAGAAACAGTACGCCAGAAACCTGGCCGTGTGGGTGTCCCTGGAACGCGCGGTGGTGATGGATGACGGGCTTCCAGGCCTGCCACGCCCCCTGGCGATGTGGGGGCCGATCAAGCGGGATGGTCTGACAGCCTTGGACGTGGCCGTGCTGGACCTGATTGAACCCTATTATCGCAGCCACCACCGCGATTTCTCGTCTCCCCACGCCCACGGCATCCCGTTGCGCGATGAGATGGTCAATCCGGTCTTTGCCTGGCTGGCGCGCAGCCCCTTCGTGTTCGGGGCTGGCCGGACGCCGCTCGAAATCCGGCCCGACCTGCCCATTCGCAGCGTGGGTGGGCCCTATGAATCGCTGTGGGACATCGAAGGGCAACTGGTGGTGGGCGCCACCGCCCGCCTGGTGGGGGCCGAGCCTGCCTGGCTGCAGGTGCGGGAAACAATGCGCCCCTTGCTGGAAGTGCCCGGGGAGGGCGCCGGGGAGGCGCTGGAGCCAGGCCAGACCTCCGACCCTGGCGAAGCGAATCTGGCGGAGACCGTTCGCCACGACGACGTGGCTCCGCGCGCGCGCCTGACGCTCTCGGAGGAAGGCGAGCGCCTGATCGCTCGGGTCACCTTCCGCTACGATGCGTCCGGTCCGGTATCCCCCACGGACAGTCGCGCCCTGCTCGGCGGCGAGAAAAATGGGGTCTGGGGTGCCTGGCAGCGCGACCCGGCAGCGGAGAAGGCCCTGGTCGAGCGCCTGGGCCCAACCGGTCTGGATGCGCGCGGGGGTGGCCAGTACTGGGCCTGGGGCGATCTGGCGCTGGCCTTCCTGATGGATGAGGTGCCGCTCCTGCTTGCAGAAGGCTGGGAGGTCTTTGGCGAGGAGCGACTGGCCAATCTGAGGGTCAATCGCCAACGGGCGCACCTGTCGATGGGGATTTCCTCCGGCATCGACTGGTTCGATCTGAAAACCGCCGTGCGCATCGATGGGGAACTGGTGCCCTGGACGGCCCTGCGAGAAGCCTTCAAGCAAAATTCCAGGTTCGTGAAGTTGGGCAGTGGCGCCTATGGCCGTCTTCCCGAGGAATGGCTGGCGCGTCAGGTTCAGTTGGCCCAGAGCCTGGGCATTCAGGGCGAGGGGGAAGCGGAAGGCTTCTCCCAGCGCCTTCCGCGTTATCTGGCCCCCTCTGCCCGCGAGTTGCTCGAACTGGCCTCCGATGCCTCGGTCGATGTGGACTGGCGGCAGTTTTTGCAGGGCCTCGAAGGGATTGACAGCATTCCCGAGGTCGAGACACCGACAGGTTTTCGCGGTGAGTTGCGCCAGTATCAGCTGCGCGGTCTGGCGCGCCTGTGGTTCTGGCGGGAGTATGGCCTGCACGGCATTCTGGCCGACGAGATGGGCCTCGGTAAGACCATCCAGGCGATCGCCCTGTTGCTGCACCAGAAGTCCTCCGGCAGCACCGGGCCCAGCCTGCTGGTGGCGCCCACCAGCGTGGTCTACAACTGGGAGCAGGAAATCGCGCGCTTCGCGCCGGAGCTGAAGGTGCTGGTGCTGCATGGCTCGGATCGTCACGCACGCTTTGACAGCCTGCCCGATGCCGATGTGGTGGTCACCAGTTATGGCCTGCTTCAGCGAGACCGCAATGTTTTGCTGGAGCAACCGTTTCATTTCGCGATTCTGGACGAGGCCCAGAAAATCAAGAATCCTCGCTCCCAGGCGGCCAAGATGGCCTGCCGCATTCGGGCCCGCCATCGGCTCTGCCTGACGGGCACGCCGATCGAGAACAACCTGCTGGAATTCTGGAGCCTGTTCCACTTCCTGATGCCCGGCCTGCTGGGCTCGGAGCGCCATTTCCGGCAAACCTACTTCAAGCCGGAGGCGACCGAGACCGCCTCGTCGCGCGATCAGCTGCGGCGGATGACCCGTCCGTTCTTGCTGCGGCGTCTGAAGGCCGATGTCGCGACCGATCTGCCGCCGCGCACCGAGATGGTCAGCTACTGCGAATTGGGCCCCGAGCAGCGCAAGCTCTACGATGAAACCTTGGCGGCCGTGCGCGGCCACATCTTCTCCGAGGTGCGCTCCAGGGGGTTGCGGCGGGCGCACTTCCACGTGCTGGAAGGCTTGCTGCGGCTGCGCCAGGTGGCCTGCGACCCCCGCTTGGTGCTCAAGGACGAGGCACGCGTGCCCTCGGCGAAGGTGGAGCAGTTCATGGAACTGCTGCGCGAGATGCTGGCCGAGGGGCACCGTGTGCTGGTGTTCTCGCAATTCGTGAAGATGCTGGCCTTGCTGCGGACGGCGCTGGAGCAGGAAGACATCGCCTACGCCTATCTCGATGGTCAGACCCGCGATCGCCTGGAGCGCGTCCAGCGCTTCAATGCGGATGACACGCCGGTGTTCCTGATCAGCCTGAAGGCGGGTGGCACGGGTCTCAACCTGACCGGGGCCGATTACGTCATCCACTTCGACCCGTGGTGGAATCCCGCCGTTGAGGATCAGGCGACGGACCGGGCCCACCGGATCGGGCAGACGCGGCACGTGTTCAGCTACAAGCTGATTGCCCGCAACACGGTCGAGGAGAAGGTCCTGAGCCTGCAGGCCCAGAAGCGCCAGATGGTCCAGGATGTCCTGGGTAGCTCGGATCTCGGCTCGGAATTGACCCTGGAAGACCTCGAATTCCTGCTTGAGTAA
- a CDS encoding metal ABC transporter permease: protein MSELNVAPLSLAWEALTLPYAFMRYSLAGTALVGAACGLLGCFIILRRLSLFGDALGHAVFPGVMLASFLGAGHLGVFLGALAAGLAAAALVAWIPSVTRHRADTAMGVVFTGFFGLGVALLTLLPVGTHRVATLMFGRALGVGPADVLAAAGVLLTVLLFITLAFRPLALATFDPVAAGLQGVRVGLLTVLLMVLLTATVVVSLPIVGAVLVVALLVIPAATASLLVDRLAPMLALAALLGLLAAEGGLVMSHVWGWASGASMVLASAAYFLLALGWSQGRRRWATGGLRA, encoded by the coding sequence ATGTCCGAACTGAACGTTGCTCCGCTCTCGCTCGCCTGGGAAGCCCTCACCCTGCCCTATGCCTTCATGCGCTACAGCCTGGCGGGCACGGCGCTGGTCGGGGCCGCCTGCGGCCTGCTGGGCTGCTTCATCATCCTGCGTCGCCTGTCGCTGTTCGGGGATGCGCTGGGACACGCGGTGTTTCCCGGGGTGATGCTGGCCTCGTTTCTGGGAGCCGGGCATCTGGGCGTTTTCCTGGGCGCGCTCGCGGCCGGTCTGGCGGCGGCCGCCTTGGTGGCCTGGATTCCCTCGGTGACGCGGCATCGCGCCGATACCGCCATGGGGGTCGTCTTCACCGGATTTTTCGGGCTCGGCGTGGCCTTGTTGACCCTGCTCCCCGTGGGCACCCATCGGGTGGCCACCCTGATGTTCGGCCGCGCGCTGGGGGTCGGCCCCGCCGATGTGCTGGCGGCAGCGGGCGTTCTCCTCACGGTGCTCCTCTTCATCACCCTGGCGTTTCGTCCCCTGGCGCTGGCCACCTTCGATCCGGTGGCTGCAGGGCTCCAAGGGGTGCGCGTGGGACTGCTGACCGTCCTGCTCATGGTGCTGCTGACCGCCACGGTGGTCGTGAGCTTGCCGATTGTGGGCGCTGTGCTGGTGGTGGCTTTGCTGGTCATCCCTGCCGCAACCGCGTCGCTGCTGGTGGATCGGCTCGCGCCGATGCTCGCGCTGGCCGCCTTGCTGGGTCTTCTGGCGGCTGAAGGCGGCCTGGTCATGAGCCACGTGTGGGGCTGGGCCAGCGGCGCCTCCATGGTGCTGGCCTCCGCCGCCTATTTCCTGCTCGCGCTGGGCTGGTCGCAGGGGCGTCGCCGCTGGGCGACGGGAGGTCTGCGTGCCTGA
- a CDS encoding metal ABC transporter permease translates to MPDGSVWLAAPWFWQATGLMAVVAALCSLVGVFLILRGLSLLTDAISHAVLPGVVAGYLLAGYMPLAFLAGAVLSGLACVSAIGTLTRRTRLKEDAAMGVVFPPMFALGIVMLSSLRGVDLDPGCVVFGEPLAAKPESLVLAGLLLVTTLAVGALAYRPLTLATFDPLQARLLGVPERFIHTALLVFVALATVVALRAVGIVLAIAFFITPGATAALLVKRLPALLGLAALLAVAEAFLGMLLAVSQNVSPSGVTASLALLVFLTVVTVQVVVARVRARLAGSLRAVPDSPAGA, encoded by the coding sequence GTGCCTGATGGGAGTGTCTGGCTGGCGGCACCGTGGTTCTGGCAGGCCACCGGCTTGATGGCCGTGGTGGCCGCGCTGTGTTCGCTGGTGGGGGTGTTTCTGATTCTGCGCGGGTTGAGCCTGTTGACGGATGCCATCAGCCACGCCGTGCTGCCGGGGGTGGTGGCCGGCTACTTGCTGGCGGGCTACATGCCGCTGGCCTTCCTGGCCGGTGCCGTGCTGTCGGGCCTGGCCTGCGTGTCCGCCATCGGGACGCTCACCCGTCGGACCCGGCTCAAGGAGGATGCCGCCATGGGCGTCGTCTTCCCGCCCATGTTCGCGCTGGGGATCGTCATGCTCTCGAGCCTGCGTGGGGTCGATCTCGACCCTGGTTGCGTGGTGTTCGGCGAACCCCTGGCCGCCAAGCCGGAGAGCTTGGTGCTGGCCGGTTTGCTGCTGGTGACGACGCTGGCGGTGGGGGCGCTGGCCTACCGCCCGTTGACGCTGGCGACCTTTGACCCGCTGCAAGCCCGCCTGCTCGGTGTTCCCGAGCGCTTCATTCACACGGCCTTGCTGGTCTTCGTCGCTCTGGCCACAGTGGTGGCCTTGCGGGCGGTGGGCATCGTGCTGGCGATCGCCTTTTTCATCACGCCCGGGGCGACGGCCGCCTTGCTGGTCAAACGCTTGCCGGCCCTGCTGGGGCTGGCGGCTCTGCTGGCCGTTGCGGAGGCTTTTTTGGGTATGCTGCTGGCCGTTTCGCAGAACGTCAGCCCTTCGGGCGTCACGGCCTCGCTCGCGTTATTGGTGTTCCTGACCGTGGTGACGGTCCAGGTCGTCGTCGCTCGCGTCCGTGCGCGCCTGGCTGGGTCGCTCAGGGCCGTTCCAGACTCTCCCGCTGGCGCTTGA
- the infA gene encoding translation initiation factor IF-1, with product MGKEDVIELTGTVQEALSNGMFRIILDNGHEVLGHLAGRMRRFRIKVLLGDKVRVELSPYDLSRGRITFREKTGYGAGGGPPPGGPGGPNKR from the coding sequence ATGGGTAAAGAAGACGTCATCGAATTGACAGGCACCGTACAGGAAGCTCTGTCCAATGGGATGTTCCGCATTATCCTGGACAATGGCCACGAGGTGCTCGGTCACCTGGCTGGTCGCATGCGCCGGTTCCGGATCAAGGTCTTGCTGGGAGATAAGGTGCGGGTCGAACTCTCACCCTACGACCTCTCGCGAGGTCGCATCACGTTCCGGGAAAAGACCGGTTACGGCGCAGGAGGTGGCCCGCCCCCTGGAGGGCCGGGCGGTCCTAACAAGCGATAG
- a CDS encoding ferredoxin — MADKATKYADNATGKYYVDETCIFCNLCESLAPDNFRAVEDGTHDVCYKQPTSPDEDAACQEALAGCPVNAIGDDGDL; from the coding sequence ATGGCCGATAAAGCGACCAAATACGCTGACAACGCGACGGGCAAATATTACGTCGACGAAACCTGCATCTTCTGCAACCTGTGTGAATCGCTGGCGCCGGACAATTTCCGCGCGGTGGAAGACGGCACCCACGACGTCTGCTACAAGCAGCCGACCTCGCCTGATGAGGATGCCGCTTGTCAGGAGGCCCTGGCCGGCTGTCCGGTGAACGCCATCGGGGACGACGGCGACCTTTGA
- a CDS encoding DnaJ domain-containing protein, whose protein sequence is MPALPDYYARLGVAPTASAREIKTAYRQLAKQLHPDLGGDAGRLALVNEAADVLLDPTRRAAYDRDRRSTKTTANASRSHPSGPTGPRSPGKVSVALCEHCGALNRVAQDPRQVAVRCSTCQQPLGSRPTDQGATEEPPSGSAGPTYARCPHCQMRNLVTERHATTVSCLGCGRTYRPSEQEPSEAFGHVLEDLKGFVRAQLSRDTSTKGLRFLEDRLRGLADEVKRQRESLERP, encoded by the coding sequence GTGCCCGCACTGCCCGACTATTACGCGCGCCTCGGCGTGGCGCCGACGGCCTCGGCACGTGAGATCAAGACCGCCTATCGCCAGCTGGCCAAGCAGTTGCACCCGGACCTGGGCGGGGATGCCGGACGGCTGGCGCTGGTCAACGAAGCCGCGGACGTGTTGCTCGACCCGACCCGGCGGGCGGCTTACGATCGCGACCGCCGCAGCACCAAGACCACCGCGAATGCGTCGCGCAGTCACCCGTCAGGCCCCACGGGGCCTCGCTCCCCTGGCAAGGTGTCGGTGGCCCTGTGTGAACACTGCGGTGCCCTCAATCGGGTCGCGCAAGACCCTCGCCAGGTGGCCGTCCGCTGCAGCACCTGCCAGCAACCGCTGGGTAGCCGCCCGACCGACCAGGGCGCGACGGAGGAGCCCCCGAGCGGGAGCGCCGGGCCCACCTATGCCCGCTGTCCCCACTGTCAGATGCGCAACCTGGTCACCGAGCGCCACGCCACGACCGTGAGTTGCCTGGGGTGCGGACGCACCTACCGACCCAGCGAACAGGAGCCGTCGGAAGCCTTCGGCCACGTGTTGGAGGACCTCAAGGGGTTCGTTCGCGCCCAGCTCAGCCGGGACACCTCCACCAAAGGCCTGCGCTTCCTGGAGGACCGCTTGCGGGGCCTGGCCGACGAGGTCAAGCGCCAGCGGGAGAGTCTGGAACGGCCCTGA
- the dapE gene encoding succinyl-diaminopimelate desuccinylase produces the protein MSLPDARDLAGMTLALCGIPSVTGQEADLATVVHEHLLGKPKNLHTTRYCNSIICQTTRQEGRPTIGLFGHLDTVRPAQDQPLEMRDGRVYGCGASDMKGGLAVMLALLSEPLHSQRFNLVGVFYDKEEGPASENGLEEVFQRGLIPPLDLGICLEPTDNRLQLGCVGGLHALLTFRGQRAHSARPWQGKNAIYAAIPVLSRLRDRDRVAVRQGELVYYEVANPTMASTSNSRNVIPDAFSVNVNLRFAPGKSLMQAKQELLALVDGEAEVEWVDEAPAGDVCLDHPLVQAWQARAQLPLEPKQAWTDVARLTARGIPALNFGPGETAQAHQARESIAFADLETCHRHLQQFLTAEN, from the coding sequence GTGAGCCTGCCGGACGCGCGCGATCTGGCGGGCATGACGCTCGCCCTCTGTGGCATCCCTTCGGTCACTGGCCAGGAAGCCGACCTGGCCACCGTGGTCCACGAGCATCTCCTCGGAAAACCCAAAAACCTACACACCACGCGCTACTGCAACTCCATCATATGCCAAACGACACGGCAAGAGGGGCGGCCCACGATCGGCCTGTTCGGACACCTCGACACGGTCAGGCCTGCCCAGGATCAGCCGCTGGAGATGCGAGACGGACGGGTCTACGGATGTGGCGCCAGTGACATGAAGGGCGGCCTGGCGGTCATGCTCGCATTACTCTCCGAACCATTGCACAGCCAGCGTTTTAACCTGGTTGGCGTGTTTTACGACAAGGAGGAGGGCCCCGCGAGTGAGAATGGCCTGGAGGAAGTCTTCCAGCGAGGCCTGATCCCCCCGCTGGACCTCGGCATCTGCCTGGAGCCCACGGACAATCGCCTGCAACTGGGCTGTGTCGGCGGACTGCACGCCCTGCTCACCTTTCGGGGGCAGCGGGCCCACAGTGCCCGGCCCTGGCAGGGCAAGAACGCGATCTATGCGGCCATCCCCGTGCTCAGCCGGCTGCGCGACCGGGACCGCGTGGCCGTGCGTCAGGGTGAACTGGTGTATTACGAGGTGGCCAATCCCACGATGGCCAGCACCAGCAATTCCCGCAACGTGATTCCGGATGCCTTCAGCGTCAACGTCAACCTGCGTTTCGCGCCCGGCAAGAGTCTGATGCAGGCCAAGCAGGAACTGCTGGCGCTGGTTGACGGCGAGGCGGAGGTCGAGTGGGTCGATGAGGCGCCAGCTGGCGACGTGTGTCTGGACCATCCGCTGGTTCAGGCCTGGCAGGCCCGTGCCCAGCTGCCGCTCGAGCCCAAGCAAGCCTGGACGGATGTCGCCCGCCTGACCGCTCGTGGCATTCCAGCCCTCAATTTCGGACCGGGCGAAACGGCACAGGCGCATCAGGCCCGCGAGTCGATCGCGTTCGCGGACCTCGAAACCTGCCACCGCCACCTGCAACAGTTCCTGACCGCTGAAAATTGA
- a CDS encoding pyridoxal phosphate-dependent aminotransferase yields MNPQLSAIPASLIRAIHAKKQPGDIDLGLGEPLLRPDLAPFERATAWVQRHGCPYTPNAGALDLREAIAASCAYPGLDQPENVCVTVGSQEALYLAIKVLCDPACHEVLIVAPCYPAYAKLCALEGIAHRFVVMDSAEDYAPDPARVLAALSPNTRLIVLATPANPTGRVWSAAALLALAEGLSQRGGERPYVLIDEVYRALCYVEPRPPSLASLYDRTLVANSLSKSHALTGLRLGWLLAPKPITEAVVKAHQFLLTSASTYSQRVAHAVLTESPGIEAALAHYLAQRQAIRAALSHHRLRHIAPEGAFYTLVALPPDFARTSLDAALALLESQRVVTIPGSAFEAEGWLRLSWVAPVADLQAGAARIAAFFDHPDVQTPT; encoded by the coding sequence ATGAACCCGCAACTGTCCGCCATCCCTGCCTCCCTGATCCGCGCCATCCACGCGAAAAAACAACCCGGTGACATTGACCTGGGCCTCGGGGAACCCTTGCTGAGACCCGACCTGGCCCCCTTCGAACGGGCCACGGCCTGGGTGCAACGACACGGCTGCCCCTACACGCCGAATGCCGGCGCTCTGGACCTGAGAGAGGCGATCGCCGCCTCCTGTGCCTATCCAGGTCTCGATCAGCCGGAGAACGTGTGCGTCACGGTCGGCTCGCAGGAAGCCCTCTACCTGGCCATCAAGGTGCTCTGTGACCCCGCCTGTCACGAGGTGCTGATCGTGGCCCCCTGCTACCCCGCCTATGCCAAGCTGTGTGCCCTGGAGGGAATTGCTCACCGCTTCGTGGTGATGGATTCTGCCGAGGACTACGCCCCCGACCCGGCCCGTGTGCTCGCGGCGCTCTCGCCGAACACGCGCCTCATCGTGCTCGCCACGCCGGCCAATCCGACCGGGCGGGTCTGGTCGGCGGCGGCACTGCTAGCCCTGGCGGAGGGGTTGTCACAGCGAGGCGGCGAGCGCCCCTACGTGCTCATCGACGAGGTTTACCGCGCCTTGTGTTATGTCGAACCACGCCCCCCCTCTCTGGCCAGCCTGTATGACCGCACCCTGGTTGCCAACAGCCTCTCCAAGAGCCACGCCTTGACCGGATTGCGCCTAGGCTGGCTGCTGGCCCCGAAGCCGATCACGGAAGCGGTGGTCAAGGCCCACCAGTTCCTGCTGACCTCCGCCAGCACCTATTCCCAACGGGTCGCGCACGCCGTGCTGACGGAATCTCCGGGTATCGAGGCCGCGCTCGCCCACTATCTCGCCCAACGACAGGCGATCCGCGCGGCCCTGAGCCACCACCGCCTGCGCCACATCGCGCCGGAGGGGGCCTTCTACACCCTGGTGGCCCTCCCGCCCGATTTCGCCAGAACCTCGCTGGATGCCGCCCTGGCCTTGCTGGAGAGCCAGCGGGTCGTGACGATTCCAGGCTCCGCCTTCGAGGCGGAGGGCTGGCTCAGGCTGTCCTGGGTGGCCCCCGTGGCCGACCTGCAGGCAGGCGCCGCCAGAATAGCGGCCTTCTTCGACCACCCCGATGTCCAGACACCGACCTGA
- a CDS encoding histidinol-phosphatase — translation MRAFQTVTDYHVHVERGPYTQAWLDEFVAWGHKAGVTDLGISEHAYRFHQTKHLLWNPWVARKKTEDLDAYLAMLLAARERGVPVKIGIEMDYMPENGAAMKTFLAQYPFDYAIGSVHWLGGFGFDLDEMREQWERGDVEEIHNTYFQILEQMIADRPVDIIGHADVIKVFGFHAPRVAMDWYRRLTPQIKASGMAVEVSTAGWRKPVREIYPAPEWIALLVEAEVPLVLCSDAHRPEDVGAGYPQAMDLLRALGVKQLHTIAGRTLSLAR, via the coding sequence GTGCGTGCCTTCCAAACCGTCACCGACTATCACGTTCATGTCGAGCGAGGCCCCTACACCCAAGCCTGGCTGGATGAGTTCGTGGCCTGGGGCCACAAGGCCGGCGTGACCGATCTGGGCATCTCCGAACACGCCTACCGCTTTCATCAGACCAAGCATTTGCTCTGGAATCCCTGGGTCGCCCGCAAAAAAACCGAGGATCTGGACGCCTATCTGGCCATGCTGCTGGCAGCCCGCGAGCGCGGCGTGCCGGTCAAGATTGGCATCGAGATGGATTACATGCCGGAAAACGGGGCCGCCATGAAGACCTTCCTGGCACAATATCCGTTCGATTACGCGATTGGCTCCGTCCACTGGTTGGGCGGCTTCGGCTTCGATCTCGATGAGATGCGCGAGCAGTGGGAGCGGGGCGACGTCGAGGAAATCCACAACACCTACTTCCAGATTCTCGAGCAGATGATTGCGGATCGGCCGGTCGACATCATCGGCCACGCGGATGTGATCAAGGTGTTCGGATTTCACGCGCCCCGGGTGGCCATGGACTGGTACAGGCGCCTGACGCCGCAGATCAAGGCCAGCGGCATGGCCGTCGAGGTCAGCACCGCGGGCTGGCGCAAGCCGGTGCGGGAAATCTATCCGGCGCCGGAATGGATCGCGCTGCTGGTCGAGGCCGAGGTGCCTCTGGTGCTCTGCTCGGACGCCCATCGGCCCGAGGATGTCGGCGCCGGTTATCCTCAGGCCATGGACCTCCTGCGGGCGCTGGGAGTCAAACAATTACACACCATTGCAGGGCGCACGCTCTCGCTGGCCCGATAA
- a CDS encoding ATP-grasp domain-containing protein, producing the protein MSAKLHFFVVMAATHGLYGESFLRELKRQGHRVVVLTRADALGYDWPRDLMDALYAVPDIFDPLGVENAVGYLARTERIDRLIGLGEYDIEVAARLREHLRIPGMGETTARYFRDKLAMRERAQGRDILVPRFIGAIHHPAIAAFMAEVPAPWVLKPRMAASSKGIQKLTEADAVWKSLDALGDRASHHLLERYTPGEVFHVDGVVSGGQVLFEAAHRYGKPILDLHTEGGVYTSWRLEEQGEDAQKLYALNRRVIAAFGMLAGVFHIEYIRGREDGQFYFLEASARVGAGLIENMVEAESGINLWAEWARLEVGEVLPPYSISRDRDVYAGVLASATAAARPDVSAYLGSHVQELPAKPHHMGLLVTGSSEQELRERIQGLAERIEREMTVKIV; encoded by the coding sequence ATGAGCGCAAAACTGCACTTCTTCGTCGTGATGGCTGCCACTCACGGGCTCTATGGGGAGTCCTTCCTGCGAGAACTGAAGCGGCAAGGGCATCGCGTCGTCGTCCTCACGCGGGCGGACGCGCTCGGCTACGATTGGCCCCGCGACCTCATGGATGCGCTGTATGCCGTGCCTGATATTTTCGACCCGCTGGGGGTGGAGAATGCCGTCGGCTACCTGGCGCGCACCGAACGCATCGACCGTCTGATCGGCCTGGGCGAGTATGACATCGAGGTGGCGGCGCGCCTGCGCGAGCACCTGCGCATCCCCGGCATGGGGGAAACCACCGCGCGCTATTTCCGCGACAAGCTCGCCATGCGCGAGCGCGCGCAGGGGCGGGACATCCTGGTGCCTCGCTTCATCGGGGCGATTCATCACCCCGCCATCGCGGCCTTCATGGCGGAGGTGCCGGCGCCGTGGGTGCTGAAGCCGCGCATGGCCGCCTCCTCGAAGGGCATCCAGAAACTGACGGAGGCCGATGCGGTCTGGAAAAGCCTGGATGCGCTGGGCGATCGCGCCAGCCACCATTTGCTCGAACGCTACACGCCGGGTGAGGTGTTTCACGTGGATGGGGTCGTTTCTGGCGGCCAGGTGCTGTTCGAAGCGGCGCACCGCTATGGCAAACCGATTCTGGACCTGCACACGGAAGGGGGCGTCTACACCAGCTGGCGTCTGGAAGAGCAGGGGGAGGATGCGCAAAAGCTGTATGCCCTGAACCGTCGCGTGATTGCGGCTTTCGGGATGCTGGCGGGCGTCTTTCACATCGAATACATCCGGGGCCGCGAAGACGGGCAGTTCTACTTCCTGGAAGCCAGCGCGCGGGTCGGTGCGGGCCTGATCGAGAACATGGTCGAGGCCGAAAGCGGCATCAACCTGTGGGCCGAATGGGCCCGCCTCGAAGTTGGAGAGGTGCTGCCGCCTTACAGCATCAGCCGTGACCGGGATGTCTACGCCGGCGTGCTGGCCTCCGCCACCGCCGCGGCCCGTCCCGATGTGAGCGCTTACCTGGGCTCTCACGTGCAGGAACTCCCTGCCAAGCCACATCACATGGGCCTGCTGGTCACGGGAAGTTCCGAACAGGAGTTGCGCGAGCGAATTCAAGGCCTGGCCGAGCGCATCGAGCGAGAGATGACGGTCAAGATCGTCTGA